The DNA window AAATATCAGGCATCGGCTGGGACGAAGATTGTGAGCTTAAATTCAAAGAAAGCTCTACCGGCATCCGGGTGGTTCCATATTGCGGCTACGATAACGATGGAATCAAAGTCAGATTTAACATCAAAGTCCCGAAAAAATTTGATTTGTTAATTAGTACTGCAACTGAAACCCGAATTAAGGGAATCGAAGGATATTTGGATTTGAAATGCGGCAATGCCAATGTTGAGATTTCTGACTTTAAAGGTAAAGTTGACTTAAGCACCGCAAACGGCAGGCTGGATATTCTAAACTCAAAGATCGAAGGCAGCATCAGCAATGTGAATGGTAATTTAACGATTAAAAATTCAAATGTTGAAGGAAAAGTTAGTACCACAAATAGCAGCATGGAAATCAACACCGCCAACTCGGGAATCAAAGTCAAATCGGTAAATGGCAGAATCAGTATCGATTCGGCGAAAGATTTTGTCCGTGCGAATTCGGTCAACGGCGGCATCGAAATTGCCGAACTGGATGGCTGGATCGATGCCAAAACGATTAATGGTCACGTAATCTTGAACATGGTTGGCAATCCTGAAGAAGGCAAACGCGACATTGAATTAAACACCATGAACGGCGACGTTGAGCTGTTTTTTCCGGAAAATTTCCCAATGGATGTGAGCATCGAAATTAAAAATGACTACGATGGTAGAAACAGAAATAAATATCGCGAGAAATACAAAATTGTCAGTGATTATGATTTGGAAATTGAAGAAAAAGAGCGGCGCGGGGGGAATTATGAAATATTTGGCCGTGGCAAAGTCGGTAGTGGAAAACACCGGGTGAGAATCAACGCGGTCAATGGCGATGTTTATTTAAAGAAAGCCAGTTAGAAATTAAATTATGTTAAAGAGCTATCTCAAAATCGCAATCCGCAACCTGTTAAAACAGAGAGGATATACTTTTATCAATGTCTTCGGCCTGGCCATTGGCATGGCATGTTGTATTTTGATCTTTCTGCTCATTCGCTACGAGTGGAGTTACGATACTTTCCATGAAAAAAAAGATTCGATTTACTCGCTGTTCATTCAAGAAAAGCGGACGGACGGCACTCTTAAGTTTCGCCGCCTGATTCCGCTTGGCATTCCGAAGGCCCTGGCAAAAGAATTCCCCGGCGTTAGAGGCGTCGTTCAGCTTGCTTCCGGAGATGTCACAATGGTTCACGACGGCCAGGCATTCCGCGAAGAAATCTTCGAAGCGGATTCAACGTTTTTTAACATCTTTTCCTTCCCGTTACTTGCCGGGGATGCAAATTCTGCATTGAGTCACCCAACAAATATGGTGATCAGCGAAACCATCGCCCAAAAGTATTTTGGCCAGATGAGCGATGGCTATCAGCATGTGACTGGCAAAACCCTGTCGATTCGTATGGGAAACCGCCTGCAGGACTTTACGGTCAGCGGTGTCATGTCGAATTGTCCCGACAATTCCAGCTTGCAAATCGATATTCTGATACCATTTGAGAACTACACCGACTTACCGTTAGGCTCCAATGACGTCGATGGGCGAACCTCGACATATCTTCTGCTCAATGAAAGACAACACTCATTTGCGCTTGAGCAGGCCCTTCGCCCTTTTACCGCTCTGCATTTCAAAAACTGCATTGAAACATACCAGGCGCGTGGGCTGTTAGCGGCCGGGGATGATGCTTTTCAACTTCGACTGCAGCCCCTTCGTGAGTTGCACCGGAACCCACAAA is part of the candidate division KSB1 bacterium genome and encodes:
- a CDS encoding ABC transporter permease; its protein translation is MLKSYLKIAIRNLLKQRGYTFINVFGLAIGMACCILIFLLIRYEWSYDTFHEKKDSIYSLFIQEKRTDGTLKFRRLIPLGIPKALAKEFPGVRGVVQLASGDVTMVHDGQAFREEIFEADSTFFNIFSFPLLAGDANSALSHPTNMVISETIAQKYFGQMSDGYQHVTGKTLSIRMGNRLQDFTVSGVMSNCPDNSSLQIDILIPFENYTDLPLGSNDVDGRTSTYLLLNERQHSFALEQALRPFTALHFKNCIETYQARGLLAAGDDAFQLRLQPLRELHRNPQIPVSYEEQAHNPMYSYILAGIGILVLLIACINFTTLSVARSASRAREVGMRKAVGAQKQQLMAQFWGEALMLSFFALLLGLAITAQSLPFFNYLTGKKLSLTGIQHGEVWLVLLGLMLIVGFITGTYPAVILSRFQPAIVLKGN